A region of Toxorhynchites rutilus septentrionalis strain SRP chromosome 1, ASM2978413v1, whole genome shotgun sequence DNA encodes the following proteins:
- the LOC129780824 gene encoding uncharacterized protein LOC129780824, translating to MSDAMYTPTNHSYILLHSMCNLEYFHFWQLCVCNCHFSNGSEGIRRSQLTAAMDRLSIHLLFQETMEISWANRAVGSEETSNNRFTLSNQQLPIRTTSTRMEAAATAQIVGVIPYTVCSKNSTS from the exons atgtcagatgcaatgTACACCCCTACCAATcattcgtacattttacttcatagcatgtGTAACCTTGAGTATTTTCATTTCTGGCAACTGTGTGTATGCAACTGCCATTTCTCTAATGGAAGCGAAGGGATACGGAG ATCGCAACTAACAGCAGCAATGGATCGCCTCTCGATCCATTTGTTGTTCCAGGAAACGATGGAGATCAGTTGGGCCAATCGTGCCGTCGGGAGCGAGGAAACCAGCAACAACCGTTTTACACTGAGCAATCAACAGCTACCGATTCGGACAACATCGACTCGGATggaagcagcagcaacagcgcaGATTGTCGGTGTTATTCCATATACTGTCTGCAGCAAAAACTCcactagctga